The following proteins come from a genomic window of Candidatus Thiodiazotropha sp. CDECU1:
- the recG gene encoding ATP-dependent DNA helicase RecG produces MIKESASKSLAEQPVTVLKGVGARSAEKLARLGIVSLQDLLFHLPLRYQDRTRIQPIGSLRRGDQVVIEGEIDLAEIKYGRRRSLMVHLADGTGSLFLRFFYFSNAQRQALNRGVRLRCFGEVRNGPHSLEMVHPEYQRIDPDQPMAVESSLTPIYPTTEGVHQLTLRGLMQQALERLQREPEGLVEWLPPSILARFPELNLAQAVGFLHSPPPDADQQLLLAGIHPAQQRLSYEELLAHQISLRSMRAQHQSIGATLFKSEHGLKQAFLAALPFQLTSAQARVVAEIEWDLERSQPMQRLVQGDVGSGKTVVSAMAALQAIAAGSQVALMAPTELLAEQHLRNFSQWLRPLGIDIGWLTGRLKGRPRDAVVERIASGEIQLAVGTHALFQQDVVFNDLGLVVIDEQHRFGVHQRLALREKGNRKGHTPHQLIMTATPIPRTLAMTAYADLDLSVIDVLPPGRKPVVTAVISEARRDAVVERVRAACAEGRQAYWVCTLIEESEVLQCQAAEDTARLLAEALPELKVALVHGRVKQEEKERVMQDFQSGAVDLMVATTVIEVGVDVPNASLMIIENPERLGLAQLHQLRGRVGRGSAESHCVLMYHAPLSANAKQRLAILRETSDGFVIAQKDLEMRGPGEVLGTRQTGEMQLRIADLVRDQGMLDEVREAAEMLLHRYPDAAAQLVNRWLGERVEYVKA; encoded by the coding sequence TTGATAAAGGAAAGTGCATCGAAGAGTCTGGCCGAACAGCCCGTTACGGTATTGAAAGGGGTCGGGGCAAGGAGTGCCGAAAAACTCGCCAGATTGGGCATTGTGAGCCTGCAGGATCTACTGTTCCATCTGCCGTTACGCTATCAGGACCGTACCCGGATTCAGCCTATCGGCAGCTTGCGACGAGGTGATCAGGTGGTCATCGAGGGTGAGATCGACCTGGCGGAGATCAAGTACGGGCGCCGCCGTTCATTGATGGTGCACCTCGCCGATGGTACAGGTAGCCTGTTTCTGCGGTTTTTCTATTTCAGCAATGCTCAGCGGCAAGCATTGAATCGTGGCGTTCGGCTGCGCTGTTTTGGTGAAGTACGCAACGGCCCCCACAGTCTGGAGATGGTCCATCCCGAGTATCAGCGTATCGATCCGGATCAACCGATGGCAGTGGAGAGCTCGTTGACGCCAATCTACCCCACTACCGAGGGGGTGCATCAGTTGACCCTGCGTGGTCTCATGCAACAGGCCCTGGAGAGGCTGCAACGGGAGCCGGAGGGGTTGGTCGAGTGGCTGCCCCCATCGATATTGGCGCGTTTCCCTGAATTGAACCTGGCACAGGCAGTCGGTTTTCTCCACTCTCCCCCTCCCGATGCCGATCAGCAGCTGCTGCTGGCCGGGATCCATCCGGCACAGCAGCGTCTCTCCTACGAGGAACTGCTGGCCCATCAGATCAGCCTGCGCAGTATGCGGGCTCAGCATCAAAGTATTGGTGCCACCCTTTTCAAATCGGAGCATGGCCTGAAGCAGGCATTTCTGGCGGCCCTGCCCTTCCAGTTGACCTCAGCCCAGGCTCGGGTGGTGGCGGAGATCGAGTGGGATCTGGAGCGCTCCCAGCCGATGCAGCGTCTGGTACAGGGTGATGTGGGTTCGGGTAAGACCGTGGTCAGTGCCATGGCGGCACTGCAGGCCATCGCTGCCGGCAGTCAGGTGGCGTTGATGGCCCCTACGGAGCTGCTGGCGGAACAGCATCTGCGTAACTTTTCTCAATGGCTGCGGCCGTTGGGGATCGACATCGGCTGGCTCACCGGGCGACTCAAGGGACGTCCACGGGACGCGGTAGTCGAACGGATAGCCTCGGGAGAGATACAGTTGGCGGTGGGTACCCATGCCCTGTTTCAACAGGATGTGGTGTTCAATGATCTCGGTTTGGTGGTCATCGACGAGCAGCATCGCTTCGGTGTCCATCAACGGCTGGCGTTGCGCGAGAAGGGCAACAGAAAGGGACATACACCCCATCAACTGATCATGACCGCCACACCGATCCCGCGTACCTTGGCGATGACTGCCTATGCCGACCTCGATCTGTCGGTTATCGATGTTCTTCCGCCAGGGCGTAAGCCGGTCGTCACAGCGGTGATATCCGAGGCCAGGCGCGATGCGGTGGTTGAACGGGTTCGAGCCGCCTGTGCAGAGGGACGCCAGGCCTATTGGGTCTGTACCCTGATCGAGGAGTCGGAGGTGTTGCAGTGCCAGGCCGCGGAGGATACGGCCCGACTCCTGGCGGAGGCGCTGCCGGAGTTGAAGGTGGCACTGGTGCATGGCCGGGTAAAGCAGGAGGAGAAGGAGCGTGTGATGCAGGATTTTCAATCCGGTGCAGTCGACCTGATGGTGGCCACCACGGTGATTGAAGTGGGGGTGGACGTGCCCAATGCGAGCCTGATGATTATCGAAAATCCCGAGCGCCTGGGATTGGCGCAACTGCATCAGCTGCGGGGCAGGGTAGGTCGCGGCAGTGCAGAGAGTCACTGCGTTCTGATGTACCATGCACCGCTCTCGGCCAACGCCAAACAGCGTCTGGCGATTCTGCGTGAGACCAGCGATGGCTTTGTCATCGCGCAGAAAGACCTGGAGATGCGGGGGCCAGGTGAGGTATTGGGTACCCGCCAGACCGGTGAGATGCAGCTGAGAATCGCTGACCTGGTCAGGGATCAGGGGATGCTCGACGAGGTACGGGAGGCGGCGGAGATGTTACTGCATCGCTACCCTGATGCGGCTGCCCAGTTGGTCAATCGTTGGTTGGGGGAACGTGTCGAGTATGTCAAGGCTTAG
- a CDS encoding chorismate--pyruvate lyase family protein, whose translation MASWLGDRGSLTQRVIQCCAAGEFRVRLLHQGWGTPLTSECRILRMRRGMVALVRDVELQCDNSPWVFARTLIPISSLKGAAQRLTQLGEKPLGAVLFSDPKVVRGATQIAQLLPRQPLFETACNNLRDKPDHLWGRRTLFYVEKKPLLVNEIFLPTLPLKGGCS comes from the coding sequence GTGGCTTCCTGGCTGGGTGATAGGGGTTCGTTGACGCAGCGTGTCATCCAGTGTTGCGCTGCTGGCGAGTTCAGGGTGCGCCTGTTACATCAGGGTTGGGGAACTCCCCTCACCAGTGAATGCCGTATATTGAGGATGCGCCGGGGAATGGTGGCCCTGGTGCGGGATGTGGAGTTGCAATGTGATAACAGCCCATGGGTTTTTGCCCGCACCCTGATACCGATCTCAAGTCTCAAAGGGGCGGCGCAACGGCTCACCCAGTTGGGGGAGAAACCCTTGGGTGCGGTGCTCTTTTCCGATCCCAAGGTGGTTCGGGGGGCAACCCAGATCGCGCAGTTGCTGCCGAGACAGCCTCTATTCGAAACGGCCTGCAATAATCTGCGGGATAAACCGGATCATCTTTGGGGACGACGCACCCTGTTTTATGTAGAGAAAAAGCCATTGCTGGTAAATGAGATTTTTCTCCCCACCCTGCCACTCAAGGGAGGTTGCAGCTGA
- the ubiA gene encoding 4-hydroxybenzoate octaprenyltransferase: protein MTSQQVDMMPPDAGPVDWLERLRRYALLVRLNRPIGILLLMWPTLWALWIAGEGSPAWHIVVVFVAGVALMRSAGCAINDYADRDFDAHVARTQGRPIATGLVTPGEALGVFVALSLIAASLLIFLNWPTRYMSLVALLLTGVYPFMKRYTHLPQVVLGAAFGWAVPMAFMALNETVAPVAWLIFCAALIWALIYDTQYAMVDREDDIRIGVKSSAILFGSHDRLMIGLLQVTMIGLLLVIGVLVERGAIYYVGVVLGSGLFAYQQWLIRAREPKACFDAFLNNNQFGMVIFIGLVIDYLVT from the coding sequence ATGACCAGTCAACAGGTTGACATGATGCCTCCCGATGCCGGTCCAGTGGACTGGTTGGAGCGTCTGCGCCGCTATGCCCTGTTGGTGCGGTTGAATCGCCCCATCGGTATTCTGCTGCTGATGTGGCCCACCTTGTGGGCGCTGTGGATTGCCGGTGAGGGCTCACCTGCCTGGCATATCGTGGTGGTGTTTGTCGCCGGGGTGGCGTTGATGCGATCCGCCGGCTGCGCTATCAACGACTATGCCGATCGCGATTTTGACGCCCATGTGGCGCGCACACAAGGCCGGCCCATCGCCACTGGCCTGGTCACGCCAGGTGAGGCGCTGGGGGTCTTTGTCGCGCTCTCCCTGATAGCGGCCTCACTGCTGATTTTTCTCAATTGGCCAACCCGCTATATGTCACTGGTGGCGCTGTTGCTGACTGGGGTATACCCCTTCATGAAACGCTATACCCACCTGCCTCAGGTCGTGTTGGGTGCCGCATTCGGTTGGGCGGTACCGATGGCCTTCATGGCCCTGAACGAAACCGTAGCACCGGTCGCCTGGCTGATATTCTGCGCCGCCCTGATCTGGGCGTTGATCTATGACACTCAATACGCCATGGTGGATCGGGAGGACGATATCAGGATCGGGGTCAAGTCGAGTGCGATCCTGTTTGGCAGCCACGACAGGCTGATGATCGGACTGCTGCAAGTGACCATGATAGGGTTACTGCTGGTGATTGGCGTCCTGGTTGAAAGGGGAGCCATCTACTATGTGGGGGTGGTGCTGGGCAGTGGGTTGTTTGCCTATCAGCAGTGGCTGATTCGGGCCAGGGAACCCAAGGCCTGCTTTGACGCCTTCCTCAACAACAACCAATTCGGCATGGTGATCTTCATCGGTCTCGTGATCGACTATCTGGTGACTTAG
- a CDS encoding glutamyl-tRNA amidotransferase → MKPIIFLLFFAYLLSACQEMEGIDMSQLSPEEKKAVESLLWVKDADPNKHAAQALEKGDKRLMAMASRSTSIPGIQPELLSKAKSICGIRYLEGSTDTVFGETHLLLIQRAAEYAASYNKIVVQQCMQTQ, encoded by the coding sequence GTGAAGCCAATCATATTTCTGCTTTTTTTTGCCTACTTACTCAGCGCTTGCCAGGAGATGGAGGGTATCGATATGAGTCAACTCTCCCCTGAAGAGAAAAAAGCCGTGGAATCCCTGTTATGGGTAAAGGATGCCGATCCGAACAAGCATGCGGCACAGGCACTGGAAAAGGGCGACAAACGTTTGATGGCCATGGCCTCCCGCTCGACCAGCATACCCGGCATACAACCGGAGTTGCTATCCAAGGCCAAGAGTATCTGCGGGATCCGCTATTTAGAAGGCTCCACCGACACTGTGTTTGGCGAAACCCATCTACTTCTCATCCAGCGCGCAGCGGAGTACGCGGCATCCTATAACAAGATCGTTGTTCAACAATGCATGCAGACGCAATAA
- the rrtA gene encoding rhombosortase: MRAESIPWRLLCGLLFGLACLLIALLPETLLAKLEYHRAQIFEGEWWRLLSAHMTHLGWGHLSMNLAGFWLILLLFPNIQQPGRCLILLFLLMLGTSAGLWLFSPEVSWYRGLSGILHGLLCWGLLSQLRSHPTVSLSILILIVIKLLWEQWQGPLPGSESLADGSVIVDAHLYGAVSGGILWGLVTIYTGIATTHTRS, encoded by the coding sequence GTGAGGGCTGAATCGATCCCATGGCGCCTGCTCTGTGGATTGCTCTTCGGCCTTGCCTGCCTCCTGATCGCACTGCTTCCTGAAACCCTTCTGGCCAAGCTGGAGTACCATCGGGCTCAGATCTTCGAAGGTGAATGGTGGCGCCTCCTCAGCGCCCATATGACACATCTGGGTTGGGGACATTTAAGCATGAACCTGGCGGGTTTCTGGCTCATCCTGTTGCTGTTTCCCAACATCCAGCAACCTGGGCGCTGTCTGATCCTGTTATTTCTGCTGATGCTGGGCACCAGTGCCGGTTTGTGGCTATTCTCTCCTGAAGTGAGCTGGTACCGGGGACTATCGGGTATCCTGCATGGCCTGTTGTGCTGGGGGTTATTGAGCCAACTGAGGAGCCACCCCACAGTCTCCTTGTCGATCCTGATCCTGATAGTCATTAAGCTGCTATGGGAGCAATGGCAAGGCCCGCTACCAGGCAGCGAATCACTGGCCGATGGAAGCGTCATCGTCGACGCACACCTTTACGGCGCGGTCAGTGGCGGCATACTATGGGGTCTGGTGACCATTTACACTGGCATTGCCACGACCCATACCCGTAGCTGA
- a CDS encoding HesA/MoeB/ThiF family protein: MNDDQLLRYSRQIMLPAIGIEGQEILLGARILIVGLGGLGSPAAMYLAAAGVGNLVLLDFDQVDLTNLQRQIVHTTSRIGELKVESARETLLALNPECQVETIAEKLDQEALQQQIEKADLVLDGTDNFATRFAINKACYLTGTPLVSGAAIRMEGQISVFTGEPGGPCYHCLYPDEGEMDETCSANGVLAPLVGVIGSLQATEAIKQLTGAGNTLHGRLLLLDALEMEWRSLRLIPDPACPVCGTPG; the protein is encoded by the coding sequence ATGAATGACGATCAACTACTGCGCTACAGCCGGCAGATTATGCTGCCGGCGATCGGAATCGAAGGCCAGGAGATACTCCTGGGCGCACGCATACTCATCGTCGGCCTGGGTGGACTCGGCTCACCGGCTGCCATGTATCTGGCCGCCGCGGGGGTGGGTAATCTGGTGCTGCTCGATTTCGATCAGGTCGACCTGACCAATCTGCAGCGGCAAATCGTGCATACCACCTCGCGCATCGGTGAGTTGAAGGTAGAGTCGGCCCGCGAGACCCTGCTGGCCCTCAACCCGGAATGCCAGGTGGAGACCATTGCCGAAAAACTGGATCAAGAGGCGCTGCAGCAGCAGATAGAAAAGGCCGATCTGGTACTCGACGGCACGGATAATTTCGCAACCCGTTTCGCCATCAACAAGGCCTGTTACCTGACAGGAACACCCCTGGTCTCTGGTGCAGCCATCCGCATGGAGGGTCAGATCAGCGTCTTCACCGGGGAACCCGGCGGTCCCTGCTACCACTGCCTCTATCCAGATGAGGGGGAGATGGATGAAACCTGTTCCGCAAACGGCGTGCTTGCACCGCTGGTGGGGGTAATCGGCAGCCTGCAGGCTACCGAGGCCATCAAGCAGCTGACCGGGGCCGGCAACACACTCCACGGCAGGCTGCTACTGTTGGACGCCCTGGAGATGGAGTGGCGCAGCTTGCGTCTCATCCCTGATCCCGCCTGCCCGGTTTGCGGTACGCCAGGTTGA
- the prmC gene encoding peptide chain release factor N(5)-glutamine methyltransferase, whose amino-acid sequence MATLQQALKTAQQALSALPQANPELEAALLLCHLLEQPRSYLFAWPEKELTPAQQQRYVDLVERRRAQEPIAYITGQREFWSLNLRVNPHTLIPRPETELLVERSLYHLQLISQPRIADLGTGSGAIALALASERHDAQIAATDISAEALAQARENSTALGFTQLTFHQGSWCEALPAEESYDLIVSNPPYIEADDPHLNQGDLPQEPELALVSGRDGLDAIRAIIQQASLQRLSPGGWLLLEHGYQQAEAVQQLLESAGLGNIATHPDLAGLPRVTEAQSMDIAKGGHNWYLTLSHLIGKEPGIR is encoded by the coding sequence ATGGCCACCCTACAACAGGCCCTGAAAACAGCACAGCAGGCCCTCAGTGCCCTGCCCCAAGCCAACCCCGAGCTGGAGGCAGCCCTGCTACTGTGCCATCTCCTGGAACAACCACGCAGCTATCTGTTTGCCTGGCCGGAGAAGGAGTTGACCCCTGCGCAGCAACAGCGCTATGTGGATCTTGTAGAACGGCGCCGGGCCCAAGAACCGATCGCCTATATCACCGGTCAACGGGAGTTCTGGTCCCTCAACCTGAGGGTCAATCCCCACACCCTGATTCCCCGCCCTGAAACCGAGCTGCTGGTAGAGCGATCTCTGTACCACCTGCAGCTGATATCCCAACCCCGCATCGCGGATCTTGGCACCGGCAGCGGGGCGATAGCCCTGGCGCTGGCGAGTGAACGCCACGATGCACAGATCGCTGCCACAGATATTTCAGCCGAGGCCCTGGCCCAGGCCAGAGAGAACAGCACGGCACTTGGTTTTACTCAGTTAACCTTCCATCAGGGCAGTTGGTGCGAGGCACTTCCAGCGGAAGAGTCCTACGACCTGATCGTGAGCAATCCCCCCTACATCGAGGCCGATGACCCCCACCTCAACCAGGGTGACCTGCCCCAGGAGCCGGAATTGGCTCTGGTCTCAGGTAGAGACGGCTTGGATGCCATCAGAGCCATCATCCAGCAAGCCAGCCTCCAGCGCCTGAGCCCTGGAGGCTGGCTCCTATTGGAGCATGGCTACCAGCAGGCAGAGGCAGTGCAGCAGCTGTTGGAATCGGCAGGCCTCGGTAACATCGCGACCCATCCAGACCTCGCCGGGCTGCCCCGGGTCACTGAAGCCCAATCGATGGATATCGCGAAGGGTGGACACAACTGGTACTTGACACTCAGTCACCTGATTGGAAAAGAGCCAGGGATCAGGTGA
- the prfA gene encoding peptide chain release factor 1, whose amino-acid sequence MKSSLRGKLDQIAERFEEITALLADPEIQNKQNQFRDLGREYAQLEPVVEAYRGYVTAEEDVSAAQEMMNDPEMASLAKEELAMAQAIKQRLEPELQLLLIPADPNDQRNVFLEVRAGTGGAEAALFASDLHRMYLRYAESQQWQTETISESPGEHGGYKEVVCRISGNAVYSRLKFESGTHRVQRVPETESQGRIHTSACTVAILPEAEGVDEVDINSNDLRIDTYRASGAGGQHVNKTDSAVRLTHLPSGIVVECQDERSQHKNKARAMSLLQAKLLSQAQEKIVNEQASSRKLQVGSGDRSERIRTYNFPQNRLTDHRINLTLYKLDEVMTGSLDQVIEPLLREQQVEALAAMGEA is encoded by the coding sequence ATGAAGTCTTCGCTGCGCGGCAAGCTCGACCAGATCGCAGAACGCTTCGAAGAGATTACCGCCCTCCTCGCCGATCCGGAAATCCAGAACAAGCAGAATCAGTTTCGCGACCTGGGGCGTGAATATGCCCAATTGGAACCGGTGGTGGAGGCATATCGAGGCTATGTCACTGCCGAAGAGGATGTCTCCGCCGCCCAGGAAATGATGAATGATCCTGAAATGGCCTCCCTTGCAAAAGAGGAGCTGGCCATGGCACAGGCGATCAAGCAGCGCCTGGAGCCGGAACTACAGCTGCTGCTGATCCCCGCCGATCCCAACGATCAGCGCAATGTGTTTCTCGAGGTACGCGCCGGTACCGGTGGCGCCGAGGCGGCGCTCTTCGCCAGTGACCTGCATCGTATGTATCTGCGCTATGCCGAAAGTCAACAGTGGCAGACCGAAACCATCAGCGAGAGCCCGGGTGAACACGGCGGTTACAAGGAGGTGGTGTGTCGCATCAGTGGCAATGCGGTCTACTCCCGCTTGAAATTCGAATCGGGGACGCACCGGGTGCAGCGGGTTCCCGAGACGGAATCCCAGGGGCGTATCCATACCTCCGCCTGTACCGTGGCGATCCTGCCCGAGGCAGAGGGGGTCGACGAGGTGGATATAAACAGCAACGACCTGCGCATCGACACCTACCGCGCCTCCGGCGCCGGCGGACAACATGTCAACAAGACCGACTCTGCGGTACGCCTGACCCATCTGCCCAGCGGCATCGTGGTGGAGTGCCAGGATGAACGCTCCCAGCACAAAAACAAGGCCCGGGCCATGTCGCTGCTGCAGGCCAAGCTGCTCTCCCAGGCCCAGGAAAAGATCGTCAACGAACAGGCCAGCTCACGTAAACTCCAGGTTGGCAGCGGTGATCGCTCGGAGCGTATCCGTACCTATAACTTTCCGCAGAACCGACTCACCGACCACCGTATCAATCTCACGCTCTACAAGCTGGATGAAGTGATGACAGGCTCCCTGGATCAGGTCATCGAACCCCTATTGCGCGAGCAGCAGGTGGAAGCCCTTGCAGCCATGGGCGAAGCCTGA
- the hemA gene encoding glutamyl-tRNA reductase, producing the protein MSIIALGLNHKTAPVDVREKVTFGPDIIVGALRSLQDNPAVEETVILSTCNRTEIYCSVNQEDHEPLADWISRFHGLSENRVSPYLYCHFGLDAIKHLLRVSCGLDSLVLGEPQILGQVKTAFQTATDAGTTGKLLFKLFQHAFSAAKQIRTDTAIGNSPVSVAFAAVSLAKQIFSELSEQTALLIGAGETIELAARHLNQHGIGRIIVANRTVEKAHNLASQFDGYAIALTELSTHLAEADIVISSTASPLPVLGKGSVESALKERKHSPIFMVDIAVPRDIEPEVADLSDIYLYTVDDLDEVIQENMRSREEAAEQAEEIIEHYVGEYMGWLRSLDAVGLIQDYRNYAERLRDEVMQKALQQLAKGKSPEEVMQFMAHTLTNKLLHTPSTQMRQAGFNGQMELLEAANTLFQLNKTETKS; encoded by the coding sequence GACCTTTGGCCCGGATATCATCGTCGGGGCCTTGCGCAGCCTGCAGGATAACCCGGCGGTCGAGGAGACAGTTATCCTCTCCACCTGCAATCGCACCGAGATCTACTGTTCGGTCAATCAAGAGGATCATGAGCCTCTGGCGGATTGGATCAGCCGCTTTCACGGCCTCTCTGAGAATCGTGTCTCACCCTACCTCTATTGCCATTTCGGGCTCGACGCCATCAAGCACCTGCTGCGGGTATCCTGCGGCCTGGACTCCCTGGTGCTGGGTGAACCACAGATTTTGGGACAGGTGAAAACCGCCTTTCAAACCGCCACCGACGCGGGCACCACCGGAAAACTGCTGTTCAAACTATTCCAACACGCCTTCTCCGCCGCAAAACAGATCCGTACCGATACCGCCATCGGCAACAGCCCTGTATCTGTGGCATTTGCGGCGGTCAGCCTGGCCAAGCAGATATTCAGTGAGCTATCCGAGCAGACCGCACTCTTGATCGGGGCCGGCGAGACCATCGAACTGGCGGCCCGTCATCTCAATCAACACGGAATAGGGCGAATCATCGTCGCCAACCGCACGGTGGAGAAGGCGCATAACCTGGCATCCCAGTTTGACGGCTACGCCATTGCCTTGACTGAACTCAGCACCCACCTGGCCGAGGCGGATATCGTCATATCATCCACCGCCAGCCCGTTGCCGGTATTGGGTAAGGGGAGCGTGGAGAGCGCCCTCAAGGAGCGCAAGCACAGCCCGATCTTCATGGTCGATATCGCAGTACCCAGGGATATCGAGCCCGAAGTGGCCGATTTGAGCGATATCTATCTCTACACGGTGGACGATCTGGATGAGGTGATTCAGGAGAACATGCGCTCCAGGGAAGAGGCGGCCGAACAGGCGGAGGAGATCATCGAGCACTATGTGGGTGAGTATATGGGATGGCTGCGCTCACTGGATGCAGTGGGTTTGATACAGGACTATCGAAATTATGCCGAGCGACTGCGGGATGAAGTGATGCAGAAAGCGTTGCAGCAACTGGCCAAAGGCAAGTCACCGGAGGAGGTGATGCAATTCATGGCGCACACCCTCACCAACAAATTGTTGCACACCCCCAGCACGCAGATGCGACAAGCCGGATTCAATGGCCAGATGGAGTTGCTCGAAGCAGCCAATACGCTGTTTCAGCTCAATAAAACAGAAACCAAATCATGA